In Nocardioides daphniae, the DNA window GGGCCACGACGAAGGAGGAGCTCGACGCCGCCCTGGCCGATGAGCCCACCGCCCGTTCCCGGGTCGAGCACGCCCGCGCCGTGGCCTCGCTCCCGCAGGCATGGGCGAAGGAGTGGGCGTGGGAGCGCTTCACCGGGGCGGCCGACGTGCCCAACTACGAGCTCGAGGCAGCCGGCCTCGGGATGTGGCGCTCCGGCCAGGAGGAGCTCACCGAGCCCTACGTGGAGCGCTTCTTCGAGGCGCTCCCCGCCCTGCCCGAGGTCCACTCCGGCTGGGTGCTCGGCACCGCGATCCGCTCGTTCTTCCCGTTCACCTCCTGCACCCGCGCCACCGTCGACCGCGCGCACGCGCTGGCCGGTGAGGAGCTCGACCCCACGGTGCGCCGCAACCTGGTCGACCACACCTTCGACCTCGAGTGCCGCCTCGCCACCCGGTCGCTCGTCGAGGGCTCGGCGTGAGCGAGCTCCCCCGGCGCCCCGGTCCCACGACCAGGGTCCAGGTGACCGAGCACCTCACGGAGCAGCACGCCTCGCGCACCCGCGAGGACCGCGTCATCACCGAGGAGCCGCTGGAGATCCGCCTGCGCTGGCCCGGCGAGCCCGGCACGCGCGTGTGGACCACCATGCGCACCCCGGGCCACGACTTCGAGCTGGCCGCCGGGTGGGCGCTGCACGAGGGGTGGCTCACCCCGGGCGGCCTGGAGACCGTCGCCTACTGCACCGACGTCGCACTCCCCCGCGAGCAGGAGTTCAACGTCGTGACGGTCGCCCTGGCCACCGTGCCGGCCAGGACCCCCACCGCGCTGCCGCACCACCACGCCTCCGGCTCGTCGGCGTGCGGTGTCTGCGGGAGCTCGACGATCGACGAGGTGCTGGTGGCACCCCGTGGCCCCCGGTGGCCCGGTGAGCTGCCGGACGAGCACGTCGTACGCACGCTGCCCGCCGCGCTGCGTGACCACCAGCGCCACTTCGACCGCACCGGCGGCGTGCACGCCGCCGGGCTCTTCACCGCCGGCGGCACCGCGCTCGTGGTCCGTGAGGACGTCGGACGCCACAACGCGGTCGACAAGGTGGCCGGGGCTCGGCTGCTGGCCGGAGCCCCGCCCGGCGCCGCGGCCCTGGTCGTGAGCGGGCGCGCAGGCTTCGAGCTGGTGCAGAAGGCCGTCGCGCACGGCAGCGGGTGCCTGGTCGCCGTCGGTGCCCCCACCAGCCTCGCCGTCGACCTCGCCCGGCGCAGCGGCCTGGCGCTCTACGGCTTCACCGGGCCCGAGCGCACCGTCCGGTACGCCTGAGGCCCGACTCCTCCCGCAGGAGGGGCCGGGCCCCGGGTCACCGCGTACGACGGTCGGTCACTCCGCGAAGGCCTCCGGCGAGGGGCGAGGGCAGAGCAGACCAGGTTGCGGTCGCCGTAGGCCTGGTCGATGCGGCCCACCGGTGGCCAGTACTTGTCGGGGTCGATGCCGGCCGGGAAGACGCCCTCCTCGCGGGAGTACGGGCGGTCCCAGTCGCCCACCAGCACGCGCGAGGTGTGCGGTGCACCGCGCAGCGGCGACTCCTCGGGGTCCACTCCCCTGCTGCCACGCGGTCGATCTCGCCCTTGACCGCGATCATCGCGTCGATGAAGCGCTCCACCTCGGCCAGGTCCTCGGACTCGGTCGGCTCCACCATCAACGTGCCGGCGACCGGGAACGACATGGTCGGGGCGTGGAAGCCGTAGTCGACCAGGCGCTTGGCGACGTCGTCGACGGTCACCCCGGTCTCCTTGGTGATCTCGCGCAGGTCGAGGATGCACTCGTGGGCAACCAGGCCCGAGTGGCCGCGGTAGAGCACCGGAAAGTGCTCCTCCAGCCGGGACGCGATGTAGTTGGCCGACAGCACGGCGTGGGAGGTGGCGGTGGTGAGGCCCTGGGCGCCCATCATCCGCACGTAGGCCCACGAGATCGGCAGGATGCCCGCCGAGCCGTAGGGCGCGGCGCTGATCGGGCCGACGCCCTCCCTTTCTCCACCTCCGGGTGGTCGGCGTGCGACGGCAGGAAGGGCGCGAGGTGCTCGCGCACCGCCACCGGGCCGACGCCGGGCCCACCGCCGCCGTGCGGGATGCAGAAGGTCTTGTGCAGGTTGAGGTGCGACACGTCGCCGCCGAACTCACCCGGCTTGGCGTAGCCGAGCAGCGCGTTGAGGTTGGCGCCGTCGACGTAGACCTGGCCGCCGTGGTCGTGCACCACCTGGCACAGCTCGGTGATTCCCTCCTCGAAGGCACCGTGGGTGGACGGGTAGGTGACCATGATGGCCGCCAGGTCCTGGGAGTGGGCCACGCACTGGGCGCGGAGGTCGTCGAGGTCGACGGAGCCGTCGTCGCTGGCCTTGACCACGACGACCCGCATGCCGGCCATCACGGCCGAGGCGGCGTTGGTGCCGTGCGCCGACGACGGGATCAGGCAGACGTCGCGGACCGGCTCACCCTCCGCACGCCGCGACGCGTGGTAGCCGCGGATCGCCAGCAGCCCGGCCAGCTCGCCCTGCGAGCCGGCGTTGGGCTGGATCGACACGCGGTCGTAGCCGGTCACGGCAGCCAGCCAACCCTCGAGGTCGTTGACCAGACGCCGGTAGCCGATCGCGTCCTCCGCGGGGGCGAAGGGGTGCAGGTCGGCGAAGCCGGGCAGGCTGATCGGCTCCATCTCGCTGGTCGCGTTGAGCTTCATGGTGCACGAGCCGAGCGGGATCATGCCGCGGTCGAGGGCGTAGTCGCGGGCCGAGAGACGGCGCAGGTAGCGCAGCATCTGCGTCTCGCTGTGGTGGGTGGAGAAGACCTCGTGGGTGAGGAAGGGCGTCGTACGCCGCAGGGCCTCGGGCAGGGAGACCTCCGTCGCGGCGTCGAGGCGCTCGAGGTCGGCGGCCTCCAGGCCGAAGGCACGCAGCACGCTGTGCACCGTGGAGCCGCTGGTGGTCTCCGACGTCGAGAGGCCGACCCGGTCCTCGTCCACGAGCCGCAGGTGCAGGCCGAGCGCCCGCCCTTGGGCCACCACGTCGGCGGCCTTGCCGGGCACCCGCACCGAGAGGGTGTCGAAGAAGTCGGCGTGCGCGACCTCGAGGCCCCCGGCACGCAGCGCAGTCGCGATCGCTGCGGCGTAGCGGTGCGTACGCTGCGCGATTGCGCGCAGGCCCTCGGGGCCGTGGTACACCGCGTACATCGAGGCGACGACGGCGAGCAGCACCTGGGCGGTGCAGATGTTCGAGGTGGCCTTGTCGCGGCGGATGTGCTGCTCGCGGGTCTGCAGGGTCAGGCGGTAAGCGGGACGCCCCTCGGAGTCGACCGAGACGCCGACGAGGCGGCCGGGCAGGTGGCGCTCGAGACCCTTGGCCACCGACATGAAGCCGGCGTGCGGGCCACCGTAGAAGAGCGGGACGCCGAAGCGCTGCGAGGAGCCGACCACCACGTCGGCGCCCAGCTCACCGGGCGCCTCGAGCAGGGTCAGGGCCAGCAGGTCGGCCGCCACGACCCCAAGGGCGTTGCGCTCGTGGGCGGCCGCGATCAGCGGGGCCGGGTCGACGATGCGTCCCGAGGCACCCGGGTACTGAACGAGGACGCCGCACAGCTCACCCTCGGGGAGACCCTCGGTGAGGTCGGCGACCACGACCTCGATGCCCATCGCCTCGGCACGCGTGCGCACGACGTCGATCGTCTGCGGCAGGGCGTCGGCGTCGACCACGAAGGGGCCCGACGCCTTGCGGTTGGCGCGACGCACCAGCGTCATCGCCTCCGCGGCTGCCGTGCCCTCGTCGAGCAGCGAGGCGTTGGCGGTGGGCAGGCCGGTGAGGTCACCGATCATGGTCTGGAAGTTGAGGAGCGCCTCGAGGCGGCCCTGCGAGATCTCGGGCTGGTAGGGCGTGTACGCGGTGTACCAGGCCGGGTCCTCCAGGACGTTGCGCCGGACCACGGGCGGGGTGATGGTCCCGTGGTAACCGAGGCCGATCAGCGACTCGGCCGGGCGGTTGCTCGCGGCCAGGGCACGCAGCTCGGCGGTGGCCGCGGCCTCGCTCAGGGCCGACGGCAGGTCGAGGGAGTCGGCCGTCCGGATGCCGCCGGGGACGGCCGCGTCCATCAACGCGTCGAGGGAGTCGAAGCCGAGGTGGGAGACCATGTGCGCCACGTCGTCGGGGCGCAGCCCCAGGTGGCGCTCCGAGAAGGGCAACGCACCGTCGAGGGCGACGAGCCCCGGGTCGGCCGACTGCGCCTCAGCGGTGGACGGGGTGGAAGGCTGATCGGACACGGGGAGTCCTTCGGGGTCGGGCGATCGAGGTCGCCTCCCCCTCTGTCACGCCGCATGCACGTCGCTTCCAGAGTTGCCTGCTCCACGCGGTCCTGGGTGCCTGAGAGGTTCCGGGGAGGAATTGCCCCTTCGGCGCTGACGACGGATTCGCCAGGCTCTCCCGCATGGGATGTGACAGCGCCCCCGAATCTAGCATTCGGGGGCGCTGGCGTGGTGCTGGTGTCCGGGTGGTGCGGTCAGCCGATCTTGCGGGCCGCGCGGCGCGCGGCCAGCTCGTCACCGGCGACGGGTGCGTCGGACTCGGCCGCGGTGCGCTCGCTGGGCAGCTCGGCGAGCGTCCCCTCGATCTCGCGCCACACCCCGCCGATGGCGATGCCGAAGACTCCCTGACCGCCCTGGAGCAGGTCGATGACCTCGTCGTTGCTGGTGCACTCGTAGACCGAGGCGCCGTCACTCATCAGGGTCACGCGAGTGATGTCCTCGGTGCCGCGCTCGCGCAGGTGCTGCACGGCGGTTCGGATCTGCTGCAGCGAGATGCCTGCATCCAGGAGCCGCTTCACGACCTTCAGGAGAAGGATGTCGCGGAAGGAGTACAGACGCTGCGAGCCGGATCCGGTGGCGCCACGGACGGTGGGTTCCACCAGTCCGGTCCGCGCCCAGTAGTCGAGTTGCCGGTACGTGATGCCGGCGGCGTTGCAGGCCGTGGGCCCGCGGTAGCCGGTGTCACTGGGCAACGGGGACACGTCGTCGGAGAAGAGCAGTCCTTGCTCCTCTGCGACTTCGGTGGCATGCGCAGCTGATGCTGCGTCCACCTTGTCCTTCTCGTTCTCGTTCACGCCCACAGGGGACCCTCCGTCGTCTACTCCGTTGAGCGTAACCCGTTCGGGGAAGGAAGAGGGACCTGTCGAGGACAGAATCACATCTGGAGAGTTACAACGGAGACAGTTCAAGGTAAGGCGCGGACCGGAGGTGGTCAACGCACCGACCCGGCGTGTCGCAAACCCTCAACCTCAAGGGGAGGGTGAGCCCCCGGGCTCCTCGAAGTCCTCGGGCGTCACCTGGTCCAGGAACTCGCGGAACTTCTCGACCTCGTCGTCCTGCTCGTCCGGCGCACTGATGCCGGCCTCGGCCATCACGTCGGGCGAGGCGACGATGCGGGTGCCGGTACGCAGCGCGAGCGCGATGGAGTCCGACGGACGGGCGCTGACCTCGACACCGGAGGCGAAGACGAGCGTCGCGAAGAAGACGCCCTCCTTCACGTCGACGATCCTGACCTCGTCGAGGTGCTGCCCGGTGGCCACCAGGACGTCCTTCAGGAGGTCGTGGGTCAAGGGGCGCGGCGGCACGACGCCCTGCTGCGCGAAGGCGATGGCCGTGGCCTCGCCCGCGCCGATCCAGATCGGGAGGTAACGGTCGCCCGCGGTCTCCCGGAGCAGCACGACGGGCTGGTTGGAGGGGGCCTCCACCCGTACGCCGATCACGTCCAACTCATGCACACCGAAACCCTACTCCCCTGCCCTGACGAGCGGGACCAGCGAGGTCAGGACTGCTGGAGGCGCGTCTTGACGAGCGTCGCGTGCAGCCGCACCGACAGTGCCGCGATCTGGTGCATGGTGTCGTCGGCCCGGGCGCTGGCCGACGCGTCACGCCCCCGCTTCAGGGGCTCCACGACCATCTCGACCAGGCCGGCCTCACGGTCGGCGGCGCTGCGGTAGGCGCGGAGGTGACGGGGCTCGAGGCCGAAGTCGGCCATCTCCTTGGCGGTCTGCACGATCACCAGGGCGTCGGTGTCGTAGTGACCGGTGCCGGGGCGCGGCTGGACCAGCCCGAACTGCTCCAGCTGGTTCAGCAGCTCGTCGCTGACCTCGGCGATCTTCATCAGCTCACGTCGGGACAGGCGTAGGTCGGAGCGTCGCGCGAACGACTCCGGCGAGGGGGTGCCGTCGCTGCTGAGAGCCACCTTGGGCACCGTCGGCACGACCGACTCGATGGGAGGCGGCTCCAGGCCCCGGTCGATCGCCTCGAGGTGCTGACCGATGACCTTCAGCGGCAGGTAGTGGTCGCGCTGCATCCGCAGCACGTAGCGCAGCCGGTCGACGTCGGCGTCGGAGAACTTGCGGTAGCCCGCGGGCGTGCGCTCAGGAGCGATCAGCCCTTTCTCCTCCAGGAACCGGATCTTGGGGATCGTCACGTCCGGGAAGTCCGGACGCAGCACGTCAAGGACCTGCCCGATGTTCATCCGCCCCTGGGGGCGGCACCGGACTGGGCCGAGGATGCGGTCACCACGGCGTCGTCAGCTCGCGTGGCCGGGGAAGAACACGAGTCGGTACTTGCCGATCTGGACCTCGTCACCGTCGGTGAGCGAGACGGCGTCGATCCGGTCACGGTTGACGTAGGTGCCGTTGAGGCTGCCGACGTCGGTGACGTCGAAGCTCGACCCGTTGCGGCGGAACTCGGCGTGACGACGCGACACGGTCACGTCGTCGAGGAAGATCGAGGAGTCGGGGTGACGTCCGACGGTCACCAGCTCGGTGTCGAGCAGGAAGCGCGAGCCGGCACCGGGGCCGCGCTGGACGACGAGGAGGGCCGAGCCCTCGGGCAGTCCGTCCACGGCGGCCGCGTCGACCGGGCTGAGGTCCCGGTCGGAGGTCTCCACCCGCTCCACGACAGGGCTGATCGTCGTGGTGGTCTCGGCACCCGCGTCGCCCGAGGGCGCGTCCTGGGCACCGGCGATCCGCGTCCCGCACTGGGCACAGAACCGGGCGTCGTCCGGGTTGTTCTTCCCGCAGGCCGTGCAGAACGGCATGTGTCCTCCGCTTCGACGATGTCAGCGTCCGCCTCGAGAAACCCTCAAGGTCGGACTGAGGCTCAAGGTTGCTATGAAACTACCAGTCGGGGCAACCGCCACGAGGCTGGATCAGGAAAGACCAGCCTGGTAGGCGGCGGCGTCCAGGAGGGTGTCCACCACGCCGGCGTCGGCGGGGACGACCTCGAAGAGCCAGCCACCTGCGTACGGGTCGTTGTTGACCAGCTCGGGAGTCGCGTCGAGCGCCTCGTTGACGGCCACGACCTCGCCGGAGACCGGCGCGTAGATGTCGCTGACCGACTTGGTCGACTCGAGCTCGCCGCAGGACTCGCCGGCAGTGATCGTGTCGCCCACCTCGGGGAGCTGCACGTAGACGATGTCGCCCAGCGCGTCCTGGGCGAAGTCGGTGATGCCGACCCTGACGGCGCCGTCGGTCTCGCCCGGGCTCCGCACCCACTCGTGCTCAGCGGTGTACTTCAGGTCCTCCGGGTACATCACGGCTCCTTCGTCGAGGTGGCTGCGGGTCGTTGCCGACGAGGCTACTGCCCCTCAGCCGGCGTAGCGAACTCCGCCCTGGGCAACGACCGGATGCTCTCCACGTCGACCGAGTCCAGCTCCTCGATGGAGACGTCGGCACTCTCGTCACCCCGCAGCGTCGCGATCGGCCCGCTCGGGAAGGTGAGGCCGGTGTGCAGGGTGTGCGGCTCGCCGATCACCTCGATCACGTAGGGCGAGCGCAGCGGCTCCCCGTCGAGGTGGATGACGCCGTCGACGTCGGAGAACGAGCTCGAAACGACCAGGCGGACCCGGCCGTCGAACTCGATGGCCTCAGCGCCGGCCGTGCGCAGCTCCTGGATCGTGTCGAGGAGGGAGTCGATGCTGATGCGTCCCGCCTCCTCGGTGATGGTGATCCGCAGGCCGGGGCCGGTGACGGGGACCAGACCGGCCAGCATGTTGAGCGTCTTGAGCCGCGCCTCGGCCTGCTCGACGGCTGCTTGGCGCGCGCTGGTGTCGACTTGGAGCTCACGGCGGTCCTGCTCCAGACGGGCGATCTCCTTGCGGGTGCGGTCGGAGGTGCCGGCGACGCCGTTGAAGATCTCGATGAGCTCTTCCTCCCGTCGACCCTGGTAGGAGTCATCGAGCTGGGTGCTGCGGACCTGGGTGACCGCCGCGAAGCCGAGCGCAGCGAGCAGAGCGCCCACCACGATCTGCGACCGGCCGGGCTTGACGAACACCTGCCGCAGGCGGGCGCGCACAGCGGGCCGTCCGACGAGGGCGGGCTCGTCCTGGTCGCCGTGCTTGGACGGCTCTGAGGGCCCTGGGGCGTCTGACTCCTCGGGCTGCGACGTCGACTCGGCGCGGCCCTCGGAGCCCGTCGGCTCGTCGACGTCCGTCTCGGACTGCGTCTCGTCCTGCGTCTGGTCCTGCGTCTCGGACTCGTGGTCGACCGCGCCGTCCTCCGGCGCCTCATCCGCGGCAGCGTCGACCGTCGCGGACGTGCCCTCCTCCACCTCGACCTCGTCGGGCTCGGGGCTGGCAGGACGCGTCGGCTCAGGCGTGGAAGACATGGCGGCGAATCGCAGCGGCGTTGGAGAAGATGCGGATGCCCAGCACGACGGTGACACCGGTCGAGAGCTGGCTGCCGACGCCGAGCTGGTCACCGAGGAAGACGATGAGGGCAGCCAGGACGACGTTGCTCATGAAGGAGACGACGAAGACCTTGTCGTCGAAGATCCCGTCCAGGTGGGCGCGGAAGGCGCCCAGCACGGCGTCCAGCGCCGCGACCACGGCGATGGGGAGGTAGGGCTCGAGACCGGTGGGGATGTCCGGTTGCAGCAGCAGCCCGGCGAGCACGCCGAGCAGCAGTCCGATCGCGGCGATCACTGCTACTCGCTCTCCTTCCGGTCGTCGACGTCGTTGCTGCTCCCCTGCGTGGCCGACCGCATGGGGCGGACCCGCGCAGCCGGGAGCTCGAGGTTGTCATCATCCTGCACGTCCAGGGCAAATCCCAACGAACGCGCCACGGAGTAGAACAAGGATCCGTTGGCGCTGGCGAGCAGCTGCGCCGGCATCCGGTCGGGGTCGCCGATCGCCTCGACGACGTACGGCGGGTTGAGCGGGCGGACGTTGACGTGGATGGCGCTGCCGGAGTTCTGGATGGACGACAGGGCGGTCAGGCGCTGGCCGTTGATGGCTATCGCCTCGGCTCCCGCAGCCCACAGGCCGTCGACGAGGACCAGGAGGTCGTCGTCCTGGACGATCTGGGAGGGGGACGGGTTCGGGGCGTCGTCGACGGTGACCCGCAGCCCGGGCCCGCGGACGGCCAGGTAGCCGGTGCGGGCTCCCAGCCGGCTCACCCGCGCCGTGAGCTGCTCCTCGCGCGCACGCAGCTCGCGCAGGTCGGCCTCGCTCCTCGCGTTGGCGTCGAGGAGCTGTCCGGCCTGGTCCTTCAGCGCGCGCACCGAGGCCTGCTCCTGCTGGATGCGCTCGGCCAGGCTCGCCCTGCCCAGCGCCTCGACGTCCGCGTTGCGCGAGGTCTGCATGGCCGCCACCGCGACCAGCACGCCGAAGACGGCCACGGCCACGGCGGTGACGACCTTCGACTGGCGCGAGGGCGGAGGCACCTTCACGCCACTCTCACGGCTGTGCCGGCGCTTGCGCTCGGCCACGGCCTGGTAGCCCTCGTCCATCGACTCGCGGGTGAGCAGGGTCAGCAGGGTCAGCAGCGGCATCGTCACGTGCTGCGGCAGTGGCCTGCCGGTCGGCGCGTCGGGGCGCTCCGGGCCAGGTGTCGGCGTCTCAGCCACGGACCCGACCTCCCCTCGTACGCGGCACGGGCGCCGTCTGCTGGAGCAGGACCCGCACCTGCCAGGCGTAGAGCACGCCGGCCCACCAGTAGAGACCGATCCCCCAGCAGGCGAAGGCCCAGCCGAAGATGTTGGCGAGCGTGGAGAGGGTCCCGTCCCCGCCGCCGAGCAGGAGCAGCGGGAAGGCGTACAGGAGGTTGAAGGTCGCCGCCTTGCCCAGGAAGTGCACCGGGAGCGAGCTGTAGCCGCGGGTGCGGAGCAGTGGCACCAGGCCCCAGAGCAGCAGGTCGCGCAGTGGCAGCAGGACGGCCACCCACCACGGGATGAACTCGCGCCACGCCAGACCCACCACGACGGCGAAGATGTATAGGCGGTCGGCGACCGGGTCGAGCAGCGCCCCCAGACGGGACCTCTGGTCGAGGGTCCTGGCGAGGTAGCCGTCCAGCCAGTCGGTGACGCCGGAGACCATGAGGAGCACGAACGCCCAGGTGACCTGCCGCTCGACCACGACGAGCCACAGGAAGAGCGGGACTCCCAGCAGACGCAGGAAGCTCAGGACGTTGGGGAGGGTGAGGACGCGCGAGTCCCCGGCGCGGACGTCAGCCACGGTCGTCCATGCTCCCTCCCGGCGCGCTCCGCGGCCCTGTCGTGGTTCGGCGCCCGCCAGCCTACCCAGCAGACCTCAGGACGACGGGGTGTCCTCGTGGTGAGCCGCGTCCCGGATCTCGCCGACCAGCTCCTCGAGCAGGTCCTCCAGGGTGACCAGCCCGAGCGTGCTCCCGTCCTCCCCCACGACGCGGCCCATGTGCGCTCCCCGCCGCTGCAGGGCCTCCAGCGCCGAGTGGAG includes these proteins:
- a CDS encoding formate dehydrogenase accessory sulfurtransferase FdhD; this encodes MSELPRRPGPTTRVQVTEHLTEQHASRTREDRVITEEPLEIRLRWPGEPGTRVWTTMRTPGHDFELAAGWALHEGWLTPGGLETVAYCTDVALPREQEFNVVTVALATVPARTPTALPHHHASGSSACGVCGSSTIDEVLVAPRGPRWPGELPDEHVVRTLPAALRDHQRHFDRTGGVHAAGLFTAGGTALVVREDVGRHNAVDKVAGARLLAGAPPGAAALVVSGRAGFELVQKAVAHGSGCLVAVGAPTSLAVDLARRSGLALYGFTGPERTVRYA
- the gcvP gene encoding aminomethyl-transferring glycine dehydrogenase — protein: MSDQPSTPSTAEAQSADPGLVALDGALPFSERHLGLRPDDVAHMVSHLGFDSLDALMDAAVPGGIRTADSLDLPSALSEAAATAELRALAASNRPAESLIGLGYHGTITPPVVRRNVLEDPAWYTAYTPYQPEISQGRLEALLNFQTMIGDLTGLPTANASLLDEGTAAAEAMTLVRRANRKASGPFVVDADALPQTIDVVRTRAEAMGIEVVVADLTEGLPEGELCGVLVQYPGASGRIVDPAPLIAAAHERNALGVVAADLLALTLLEAPGELGADVVVGSSQRFGVPLFYGGPHAGFMSVAKGLERHLPGRLVGVSVDSEGRPAYRLTLQTREQHIRRDKATSNICTAQVLLAVVASMYAVYHGPEGLRAIAQRTHRYAAAIATALRAGGLEVAHADFFDTLSVRVPGKAADVVAQGRALGLHLRLVDEDRVGLSTSETTSGSTVHSVLRAFGLEAADLERLDAATEVSLPEALRRTTPFLTHEVFSTHHSETQMLRYLRRLSARDYALDRGMIPLGSCTMKLNATSEMEPISLPGFADLHPFAPAEDAIGYRRLVNDLEGWLAAVTGYDRVSIQPNAGSQGELAGLLAIRGYHASRRAEGEPVRDVCLIPSSAHGTNAASAVMAGMRVVVVKASDDGSVDLDDLRAQCVAHSQDLAAIMVTYPSTHGAFEEGITELCQVVHDHGGQVYVDGANLNALLGYAKPGEFGGDVSHLNLHKTFCIPHGGGGPGVGPVAVREHLAPFLPSHADHPEVEKGRASARSAPRPTARRASCRSRGPTCG
- a CDS encoding MerR family transcriptional regulator: MDAASAAHATEVAEEQGLLFSDDVSPLPSDTGYRGPTACNAAGITYRQLDYWARTGLVEPTVRGATGSGSQRLYSFRDILLLKVVKRLLDAGISLQQIRTAVQHLRERGTEDITRVTLMSDGASVYECTSNDEVIDLLQGGQGVFGIAIGGVWREIEGTLAELPSERTAAESDAPVAGDELAARRAARKIG
- a CDS encoding bifunctional nuclease family protein; this encodes MHELDVIGVRVEAPSNQPVVLLRETAGDRYLPIWIGAGEATAIAFAQQGVVPPRPLTHDLLKDVLVATGQHLDEVRIVDVKEGVFFATLVFASGVEVSARPSDSIALALRTGTRIVASPDVMAEAGISAPDEQDDEVEKFREFLDQVTPEDFEEPGGSPSP
- a CDS encoding MerR family transcriptional regulator, translating into MLRPDFPDVTIPKIRFLEEKGLIAPERTPAGYRKFSDADVDRLRYVLRMQRDHYLPLKVIGQHLEAIDRGLEPPPIESVVPTVPKVALSSDGTPSPESFARRSDLRLSRRELMKIAEVSDELLNQLEQFGLVQPRPGTGHYDTDALVIVQTAKEMADFGLEPRHLRAYRSAADREAGLVEMVVEPLKRGRDASASARADDTMHQIAALSVRLHATLVKTRLQQS
- a CDS encoding FHA domain-containing protein; protein product: MPFCTACGKNNPDDARFCAQCGTRIAGAQDAPSGDAGAETTTTISPVVERVETSDRDLSPVDAAAVDGLPEGSALLVVQRGPGAGSRFLLDTELVTVGRHPDSSIFLDDVTVSRRHAEFRRNGSSFDVTDVGSLNGTYVNRDRIDAVSLTDGDEVQIGKYRLVFFPGHAS
- the gcvH gene encoding glycine cleavage system protein GcvH, with translation MMYPEDLKYTAEHEWVRSPGETDGAVRVGITDFAQDALGDIVYVQLPEVGDTITAGESCGELESTKSVSDIYAPVSGEVVAVNEALDATPELVNNDPYAGGWLFEVVPADAGVVDTLLDAAAYQAGLS
- a CDS encoding DUF881 domain-containing protein; this encodes MSSTPEPTRPASPEPDEVEVEEGTSATVDAAADEAPEDGAVDHESETQDQTQDETQSETDVDEPTGSEGRAESTSQPEESDAPGPSEPSKHGDQDEPALVGRPAVRARLRQVFVKPGRSQIVVGALLAALGFAAVTQVRSTQLDDSYQGRREEELIEIFNGVAGTSDRTRKEIARLEQDRRELQVDTSARQAAVEQAEARLKTLNMLAGLVPVTGPGLRITITEEAGRISIDSLLDTIQELRTAGAEAIEFDGRVRLVVSSSFSDVDGVIHLDGEPLRSPYVIEVIGEPHTLHTGLTFPSGPIATLRGDESADVSIEELDSVDVESIRSLPRAEFATPAEGQ
- a CDS encoding small basic family protein is translated as MIAAIGLLLGVLAGLLLQPDIPTGLEPYLPIAVVAALDAVLGAFRAHLDGIFDDKVFVVSFMSNVVLAALIVFLGDQLGVGSQLSTGVTVVLGIRIFSNAAAIRRHVFHA
- a CDS encoding DUF881 domain-containing protein, producing the protein MAETPTPGPERPDAPTGRPLPQHVTMPLLTLLTLLTRESMDEGYQAVAERKRRHSRESGVKVPPPSRQSKVVTAVAVAVFGVLVAVAAMQTSRNADVEALGRASLAERIQQEQASVRALKDQAGQLLDANARSEADLRELRAREEQLTARVSRLGARTGYLAVRGPGLRVTVDDAPNPSPSQIVQDDDLLVLVDGLWAAGAEAIAINGQRLTALSSIQNSGSAIHVNVRPLNPPYVVEAIGDPDRMPAQLLASANGSLFYSVARSLGFALDVQDDDNLELPAARVRPMRSATQGSSNDVDDRKESE
- a CDS encoding CDP-alcohol phosphatidyltransferase family protein, whose product is MADVRAGDSRVLTLPNVLSFLRLLGVPLFLWLVVVERQVTWAFVLLMVSGVTDWLDGYLARTLDQRSRLGALLDPVADRLYIFAVVVGLAWREFIPWWVAVLLPLRDLLLWGLVPLLRTRGYSSLPVHFLGKAATFNLLYAFPLLLLGGGDGTLSTLANIFGWAFACWGIGLYWWAGVLYAWQVRVLLQQTAPVPRTRGGRVRG